TCCGCGACCTGCACACCGCGATCGCGAGCGGGAACCACCCGTCCTGGACGGTGAACGTCCAGATCATGCCGTTCGAGGCCGCCGCCGACTACCGGTTCAATCCGTTCGACCTGACCAAGGTGTGGCCGCACGCCGACTACCCCGAGATCACGATCGGCAGGTTCGTCCTGAACCGCAACCCGGCCAACTACTTCGCCGAGGTCGAGCAGTCGAGCTTCGAGCCGGCGAACCTGGTGCCGGGCATCGGCCCGTCCCCGGACAAGATGCTCCAGGGCCGGCTGTTCTCCTACCCGGACGCCCACCGCTACCGCATCGGCGTCAACTACCAGCAGCTGCCGATCAACGCGCCGAAGGCTCCCGTCCACAGCTACAACAAGGACGGCCACATGCGCTTCAACAACCCGGGCGACCCGGTCTACGCCCCCAACACCGTCGGCGGCCCCGCGGCCGACCCGGCGCTGTACGCGGGCGAGCACTACCAGGTGACCGGTGAGATCATCCGCTCCGCCTACACCCTGCACCGCGAGGACGACGACTTCGTCCAGCCCCGCGCCCTGTGGGAGAACGTCCTGTCCGAGACCGACCGCTCCCACCTGGTGAGCAACGTCGTCGGCCACGCCTCCGCCCCGGAGGTCACCGCCGAGACGAAGAAGCGCGTCGTCGAGTACTGGACGAACGTCCACAAGGACCTCGGCCAGGGCGTCGCCCAGGGCCTCGGCGTCACCGCCGATTAGTCACGGTGTTTCTCCTCGTACGGCTCGTTTCTCCCCGGAGATGCGGGCCGTACGGCTGTTCCAGGGCCTTCCCCTGCTTTTCAAAGGTGTTGTCCTGGCCGTCCAGGGCTTTTCCCTGCCTTCAAGGGCCGCCCCGGCTGCCCCCGGAGACACGGAAGGGGGCTGTCCCGTCGTTGGGCAAGCCCCCGGATCCTGGAAGGACGGCCACTCAGAGATCGAAGTCTCCGCCCTTCACCGCCGCGACGAACGCGATCCACCCGTGCCCGCCGAAGACCAGCACCGGCCCGGTCCTGTCCTTGCTGTCCCTGACCGCGAATCCCCGCCCGGGCAGGCGAGCCACCTCGACGCAGTTACCGCTCGCGGCACTGAGCCGGCTCTTTCGCCACAACGCCACAGACAGGTCCATGTCAGACACATCGCCACCTTTCTCCCACAAGACACCACGAGGCACTTTAAGGATGAAGGTGCAATCGGGAACTTACAAGACATTAAAGAGTGACCATCGCACCCGGCACGAAGGCTGCCGCGGCGCCTCGATGTGCGATGATTCCCCGAGGCCGTCGGCGGGCCGTCAATCCATCCGGCGGTCGAGGAATCAGAGATTCACGTTAATCCCAGTGGGCGGCTCCCGTGCTCCTCAGTGAGCGCCGGGGGCCGCTTCCGCTTACAGGTCGAACTCTCCGTCCCTGACGCCCTCGACAAAGGCCTTCCACTCGCCCGGAGTGAAGGAGAGGACGGGACCGGACCGATCCTTGCTGTCGCGGACCCCCACGTGTCCGCCACCCAGCGACGCCACCTCGACACAGTTGCCGTTGGTGCCGCTTCGCGCGCTCTTCTTCCAGATCACATCGTTGTGATTATTCGCGTTCATCATTCTTTCCGAAAATGACAAAATAACGGCAACTGAAATCCCGATGCCGCTACCTGTTCCAGTAGTCGATTGTTTGTTTGATCAGCTCCTGCGATGCCACCTCGTCGAGCGCACACTCCATAAGGTGGCCGAATGCCAGCTCGTAGCCGTAGACCATTTCCGCCTCCTCTACGAATCTTCCCCCGAAGAGGGATTCCATGTAGACGACGTCCGGGAAATCGGGAAAGGCCAGGTGCAGGAACGCACCCGTGGACACGGGCGGCGGAACGGCCTGGGGAAGAATTCGCATTTCCACGTGCTCCAACCTCGAGACCTCGATCAGGTGCACGAACTGGTCCCGCATGACGCGGGCGTCACCGTACTGGTTCCTCAGCACGGACTCGTGGAACACGCTCATGAAGGTCAGCGGATCGGAACTGTGCAGCAGGGTGCGCTGCCGTGCCATCCGTATCTCGACTCGGTCCCGGAGCCAGCTCGGCGGAACCTGGCTGGCATGCTGGTTCGCCTGAGCGACGGACCGGACGTAATCCTCTGTCTGGAGAAGGCCGGGGACGATCTGGGGTTCCCAGTTTCGCACCACCGTGGCCTCCGCCTCCATCCCGATAAGCGTGATGTAGTCATCGGGAACGGAGCTTCGATACTTCTCCCACCACCCCTTCTGGGCGGCGTCGTGCCGTAGCGCGACCAGGATCGCCTGAAGGGGTTCGTCAACCTCGTAAAGCTCGATGAGCGCCTCGACGTCGGCCTCCTTGGCCAGCGTCCTGGCGGTCTCGATGCGGCTGACCTTGGCCGTCGACCACTCCAGGCGGCTGGACACCTCGTCGCCGGTCATGTTCAGGCTCTCGCGAAGCCTGCGTAACTCCAGACCCAGCCGACGTCGACGGAGCGCTGGACTGCCGCGCTGCGGCATCACG
This region of Streptosporangium sp. NBC_01495 genomic DNA includes:
- a CDS encoding catalase is translated as MSTRPITTTDAGIPAPSDEHSQSVGPNGPLLLQDHYLIQKMAHFNRERVPERVVHAKGGGAHGILQITEDVSQFTKAGLFAKGKETPLFIRFSSVAGELGSPDTQRDPRGFALKFYTEEGNYDLVGNNTPIFFIRDPQKFSDFIHSQKRRADTNLRDHDMQWDFWTLSPESAHQVTFLMTDRGTPASWRHMHGFGSHTFLWYNAGGEKFWVKYHFRTDQGIKNFTDAEAGAVIAQDADFHIRDLHTAIASGNHPSWTVNVQIMPFEAAADYRFNPFDLTKVWPHADYPEITIGRFVLNRNPANYFAEVEQSSFEPANLVPGIGPSPDKMLQGRLFSYPDAHRYRIGVNYQQLPINAPKAPVHSYNKDGHMRFNNPGDPVYAPNTVGGPAADPALYAGEHYQVTGEIIRSAYTLHREDDDFVQPRALWENVLSETDRSHLVSNVVGHASAPEVTAETKKRVVEYWTNVHKDLGQGVAQGLGVTAD
- a CDS encoding helix-turn-helix domain-containing protein, whose product is MPQRGSPALRRRRLGLELRRLRESLNMTGDEVSSRLEWSTAKVSRIETARTLAKEADVEALIELYEVDEPLQAILVALRHDAAQKGWWEKYRSSVPDDYITLIGMEAEATVVRNWEPQIVPGLLQTEDYVRSVAQANQHASQVPPSWLRDRVEIRMARQRTLLHSSDPLTFMSVFHESVLRNQYGDARVMRDQFVHLIEVSRLEHVEMRILPQAVPPPVSTGAFLHLAFPDFPDVVYMESLFGGRFVEEAEMVYGYELAFGHLMECALDEVASQELIKQTIDYWNR
- a CDS encoding DUF397 domain-containing protein translates to MNANNHNDVIWKKSARSGTNGNCVEVASLGGGHVGVRDSKDRSGPVLSFTPGEWKAFVEGVRDGEFDL
- a CDS encoding DUF397 domain-containing protein; translation: MDLSVALWRKSRLSAASGNCVEVARLPGRGFAVRDSKDRTGPVLVFGGHGWIAFVAAVKGGDFDL